Proteins encoded in a region of the Perca fluviatilis chromosome 6, GENO_Pfluv_1.0, whole genome shotgun sequence genome:
- the prodhb gene encoding proline dehydrogenase 1, mitochondrial isoform X3, producing the protein MFHVKTLPALTRAGADIPFKRLLSSRRLRSSTSATQTEPQGDGAKHDSVNMEFPGQPGRGGTTTTAANEVSVDFDQAQGAYKSKDSLELLRSLVVFKLCSYDFLVDKNKEIMDLGKKILGQRAFDQFMKMTFYGQFVAGEDHMAIRPLIQKNQAFGVGSVLDYSVEEDISQEEAEQKEMDSCVSAAEKESIGDDYREKKYKAHKQFGGRRKGITGARTYLYADEAKCDQHMETFIRCIKASGGSSMDGFSAIKMTALGRPQFLLQFSEVLVKWRRFFTFLASQQGKDGMEALEQRLELTQLQEFLTKLGAKGDLYGWFTGSKEKSLGTIDMLDWNSLIDDRTKISDLLVVPNVELGDLEPLLEKFTTEEEKQMKRMLQRMDILVKHAIENGVRLMVDAEQTYFQPAISRLTLEMQRIYNKEKPVIFNTYQCYLKEAYNNVTMDVELSRREGWHFASKLVRGAYMYQERERAKDFGYEDPINPDYESTNIMYHRPGRLPRL; encoded by the exons ATGTTTCATGTAAAAACCTTGCCAGCCCTGACACGGGCAGGGGCGGACATTCCCTTTAAGCGGTTACTCTCCAGCCGAAGACTCCGGTCCTCGACCTCTGCGACCCAGACGGAGCCGCAGGGCGACGGTGCTAAACATGACTCGGTCAACATGGAGTTTCCCGGACAGCCGGGGAGAGGAGGAACCACCACCACCGCTGCTAATGAGGTCTCCGTAGACTTTGACCAGGCACAGGGGGCTTACAAGAGCAAAGACTCATTAGAGCTGCTCAGAAGTTTGGTGGTTTTCAAACTTTGCTCCTATGACTTCCTGGTTGATAAGAATAAAGAG ATAATGGATCTAGGTAAGAAGATACTGGGCCAGAGAGCCTTCGACCAGTTCATGAAGATGACATTTTATGGCCAGTTTGTCGCCGGTGAGGACCACATGGCCATCAGGCCGCTGATCCAGAAGAATCAGGCCTTTGGTGTCGGCTCTGTCCTGGACTACAGCGTGGAGGAAGACATTAGCCAGGAGGAGGCAGAGCAGAAAGAGATGGA TTCCTGTGTATCCGctgcagagaaagagagcattG GCGACGActacagagagaaaaaatacaAAGCACATAAACAGTTCGGGGGCCGTCGCAAGGGTATAACCGGAGCCCGCACGTATTTGTACGCCGATGAGGCCAAATGTGACCAGCATATGGAGACCTTCATCAGATGTATCAAAGCATCTG GTGGGAGTTCAATGGATGGTTTTTCTGCCATCAAAATGACTGCTCTAGGACGACCTCAGTTTCTG ctccaGTTCTCAGAGGTCCTGGTTAAATGGAGGCGGTTTTTCACCTTCCTGGCATCACAGCAGGGGAAAGATGGCATGGAGGCGTTAGAGCAGAGGCTGGAGCTGACACAACTGCAG GAATTCCTGACCAAACTGGGTGCAAAAGGTGACTTGTATGGCTGGTTTACTGGAAGTAAAGAGAAATCTTTAGG AACCATTGACATGCTCGACTGGAACAGCCTAATAGACGACAGAACAAAGATATCGGACCTGCTGGTTGTCCCAAATGTAGAG CTAGGTGATCTGGAGCCTCTGCTGGAGAAGTTCACTACGGAGGAGGAGAAACAAATGAAGAGGATGTTACAGCGCATGGACATCTTAGTCAAG caTGCAATTGAGAATGGTGTTCGCTTGATGGTGGATGCAGAGCAAACCTACTTCCAGCCGGCTATCAGCAGACTGACGTTAGAGATGCAGAGGATCTACAACAAAGAAAAGCCTGTCATCTTCAACACCTACCAGTGTTATCTCAAG GAGGCCTACAACAATGTAACTATGGATGTAGAATTGTCTCGACGTGAGGGTTGGCATTTTGCTTCCAAGCTGGTGCGTGGTGCCTACATGTATCAGGAGCGAGAGAGGGCCAAAGACTTTGGTTATGAGGACCCTATTAACCCTGACTATGAGTCTACCAATATAATGTACCACAG
- the prodhb gene encoding proline dehydrogenase 1, mitochondrial isoform X2 produces MFHVKTLPALTRAGADIPFKRLLSSRRLRSSTSATQTEPQGDGAKHDSVNMEFPGQPGRGGTTTTAANEVSVDFDQAQGAYKSKDSLELLRSLVVFKLCSYDFLVDKNKEIMDLGKKILGQRAFDQFMKMTFYGQFVAGEDHMAIRPLIQKNQAFGVGSVLDYSVEEDISQEEAEQKEMDSCVSAAEKESIGDDYREKKYKAHKQFGGRRKGITGARTYLYADEAKCDQHMETFIRCIKASGGSSMDGFSAIKMTALGRPQFLLQFSEVLVKWRRFFTFLASQQGKDGMEALEQRLELTQLQEFLTKLGAKGDLYGWFTGSKEKSLGTIDMLDWNSLIDDRTKISDLLVVPNVELGDLEPLLEKFTTEEEKQMKRMLQRMDILVKHAIENGVRLMVDAEQTYFQPAISRLTLEMQRIYNKEKPVIFNTYQCYLKEAYNNVTMDVELSRREGWHFASKLVRGAYMYQERERAKDFGYEDPINPDYESTNIMYHRLRFWKLQKEGV; encoded by the exons ATGTTTCATGTAAAAACCTTGCCAGCCCTGACACGGGCAGGGGCGGACATTCCCTTTAAGCGGTTACTCTCCAGCCGAAGACTCCGGTCCTCGACCTCTGCGACCCAGACGGAGCCGCAGGGCGACGGTGCTAAACATGACTCGGTCAACATGGAGTTTCCCGGACAGCCGGGGAGAGGAGGAACCACCACCACCGCTGCTAATGAGGTCTCCGTAGACTTTGACCAGGCACAGGGGGCTTACAAGAGCAAAGACTCATTAGAGCTGCTCAGAAGTTTGGTGGTTTTCAAACTTTGCTCCTATGACTTCCTGGTTGATAAGAATAAAGAG ATAATGGATCTAGGTAAGAAGATACTGGGCCAGAGAGCCTTCGACCAGTTCATGAAGATGACATTTTATGGCCAGTTTGTCGCCGGTGAGGACCACATGGCCATCAGGCCGCTGATCCAGAAGAATCAGGCCTTTGGTGTCGGCTCTGTCCTGGACTACAGCGTGGAGGAAGACATTAGCCAGGAGGAGGCAGAGCAGAAAGAGATGGA TTCCTGTGTATCCGctgcagagaaagagagcattG GCGACGActacagagagaaaaaatacaAAGCACATAAACAGTTCGGGGGCCGTCGCAAGGGTATAACCGGAGCCCGCACGTATTTGTACGCCGATGAGGCCAAATGTGACCAGCATATGGAGACCTTCATCAGATGTATCAAAGCATCTG GTGGGAGTTCAATGGATGGTTTTTCTGCCATCAAAATGACTGCTCTAGGACGACCTCAGTTTCTG ctccaGTTCTCAGAGGTCCTGGTTAAATGGAGGCGGTTTTTCACCTTCCTGGCATCACAGCAGGGGAAAGATGGCATGGAGGCGTTAGAGCAGAGGCTGGAGCTGACACAACTGCAG GAATTCCTGACCAAACTGGGTGCAAAAGGTGACTTGTATGGCTGGTTTACTGGAAGTAAAGAGAAATCTTTAGG AACCATTGACATGCTCGACTGGAACAGCCTAATAGACGACAGAACAAAGATATCGGACCTGCTGGTTGTCCCAAATGTAGAG CTAGGTGATCTGGAGCCTCTGCTGGAGAAGTTCACTACGGAGGAGGAGAAACAAATGAAGAGGATGTTACAGCGCATGGACATCTTAGTCAAG caTGCAATTGAGAATGGTGTTCGCTTGATGGTGGATGCAGAGCAAACCTACTTCCAGCCGGCTATCAGCAGACTGACGTTAGAGATGCAGAGGATCTACAACAAAGAAAAGCCTGTCATCTTCAACACCTACCAGTGTTATCTCAAG GAGGCCTACAACAATGTAACTATGGATGTAGAATTGTCTCGACGTGAGGGTTGGCATTTTGCTTCCAAGCTGGTGCGTGGTGCCTACATGTATCAGGAGCGAGAGAGGGCCAAAGACTTTGGTTATGAGGACCCTATTAACCCTGACTATGAGTCTACCAATATAATGTACCACAG